In Drosophila santomea strain STO CAGO 1482 chromosome 3L, Prin_Dsan_1.1, whole genome shotgun sequence, a single window of DNA contains:
- the LOC120448068 gene encoding signal peptide, CUB and EGF-like domain-containing protein 3 isoform X1 translates to MKYKSAAVSIGFSSPAARSSRQFIKIFTQTRETQALLMEIPEETPKLEDFLLSHYDTTCSSPPRIRNGKTSRELRRSGEHVFSVTYYSCKDNYSLKNPEKNKLYCVTGSWFGHKPRCIRDRKGPGNRKNESKQKNCRINNGGCAHLCNKHTHSCECYEGYTLNTDLKSCTDIDECKVLNGGCSQVCNNFPGEFVCTCTDGFQIDEYNQRSCLDIDECADPELSWDCTAGCENLNGTYKCLPSLVGRVEPTDGAGFSTGEILCKSGFKLSADGSECQDINECDLEDTDPETGRVTHRYCEHKCENTIGSYICHCPQGYHLLEDRQRCMWDGAKLPSTKTPPTVKECLPGLELSANGSTCQDIDECEKNLHHCSHICRNKWGGFLCSCPRGWKLINNTTCQETPRVTQPSYDICPVFKEPTNGKASCHKYFENGFHHTRCNISCNAGYVLQGSQFASCGHTGLWSSPETKCVASIASSCPVLETPSHGRFYPESCNKRPSKSHAICELSCDHGYVPTMDVQFICVAPWGWIQRKWQADGPRYVFSQSVKHAELCVEDVNLH, encoded by the exons CTTTGTTAATGGAAATTCCTGAAGAGACTCCCAAGTTGGAGGATTTTTTACTTTCCCATTATGACACAACCTGCTCGAGTCCTCCGAGGATTAGAAACGGTAAGACGTCCAGGGAACTTCGCCGAAGTGGTGAACATGTCTTTTCTGTGACCTATTATTCCTGCAAGGACAATTACAGCCTCAaaaatcccgaaaaaaataaactctATTGCGTGACTGGGAGCTGGTTTGGTCATAAGCCAAGATGCATAAGGGATCGTAAAGGACCCGGGAACCGGAAAAacgaaagcaaacaaaaa AACTGTAGGATTAATAATGGCGGTTGCGCTCATCTATGTAACAAACATACCCATAGTTGCGAATGCTATGAAGGCTATACCCTGAATACTGATTTGAAAAGCTGCACAG ATATCGACGAGTGCAAGGTATTGAATGGCGGTTGCTCTCAGGTTTGCAACAACTTTCCTGGTGAATTCGTATGCACTTGTACAGATGGTTTTCAAATAGACGAGTATAATCAACGAAGTTGCCTGG ACATTGACGAGTGCGCCGATCCCGAACTGTCCTGGGACTGCACCGCTGGATGTGAGAACCTAAATGGAACATACAAATGCCTTCCGTCGTTGGTGGGCAGAGTGGAACCCACCGATGGCGCTGGTTTCTCCACGGGTGAAATATTGTGCAAGTCCGGATTCAAGCTGTCTGCCGATGGCAGTGAGTGTCAGGACATTAACGAATGCGATTTGGAGGATACAGATCCAGAGACTGGGCGAGTGACTCACCGTTACTGTGAGCACAAGTGTGAGAATACAATAGGTTCCTATATCTGCCATTGCCCGCAAGGATATCATCTACTCGAGGATCGCCAGCGATGTATGTGGGATGGCGCAAAATTACCATCAACAAAAACTCCGCCGACCGTTAAGGAATGCCTTCCCGGATTGGAACTATCTGCCAATGGCAGCACGTGCCAGGATATCGATGAGTGTGAGAAGAACCTACACCATTGCAGTCACATTTGCAGGAATAAATGGGGTGGCTTCTTGTGCTCGTGTCCCCGAGGATGGAAGCTAATCAACAACACCACATGTCAGGAAACTCCAAGAGTAACCCAACCTTCATACGATATATGCCCTGTATTCAAGGAGCCCACCAACGGAAAGGCTTCTTGCCACAAGTATTTCGAAAATGGCTTCCATCACACTCGTTGCAATATCAGCTGCAATGCGGGTTATGTGTTGCAGGGTTCACAGTTCGCCAGTTGTGGACACACCGGACTTTGGTCTAGTCCAGAGACCAAGTGTGTGG CCTCGATTGCATCAAGTTGTCCAGTTTTGGAAACACCCAGCCATGGACGTTTCTATCCGGAGAGCTGCAATAAACGCCCATCCAAATCACATGCGATTTGCGAGCTGTCTTGTGATCATGGCTATGTGCCCACCATGGACGTGCAGTTTATTTGTGTGGCTCCGTGGGGCTGGATCCAAAGGAAGTGGCAAGCCGATGGACCCCGATATGTTTTTTCACAATCC GTCAAACATGCCGAGCTCTGTGTGGAGGATGTAAATCTGCATTAA
- the LOC120448068 gene encoding signal peptide, CUB and EGF-like domain-containing protein 3 isoform X2, with the protein MASSLIVLYALMCIAFSTALLMEIPEETPKLEDFLLSHYDTTCSSPPRIRNGKTSRELRRSGEHVFSVTYYSCKDNYSLKNPEKNKLYCVTGSWFGHKPRCIRDRKGPGNRKNESKQKNCRINNGGCAHLCNKHTHSCECYEGYTLNTDLKSCTDIDECKVLNGGCSQVCNNFPGEFVCTCTDGFQIDEYNQRSCLDIDECADPELSWDCTAGCENLNGTYKCLPSLVGRVEPTDGAGFSTGEILCKSGFKLSADGSECQDINECDLEDTDPETGRVTHRYCEHKCENTIGSYICHCPQGYHLLEDRQRCMWDGAKLPSTKTPPTVKECLPGLELSANGSTCQDIDECEKNLHHCSHICRNKWGGFLCSCPRGWKLINNTTCQETPRVTQPSYDICPVFKEPTNGKASCHKYFENGFHHTRCNISCNAGYVLQGSQFASCGHTGLWSSPETKCVASIASSCPVLETPSHGRFYPESCNKRPSKSHAICELSCDHGYVPTMDVQFICVAPWGWIQRKWQADGPRYVFSQSVKHAELCVEDVNLH; encoded by the exons ATGGCGTCATCTCTGATTGTTTTATACGCACTTATGTGTATCGCATTCTCTACAG CTTTGTTAATGGAAATTCCTGAAGAGACTCCCAAGTTGGAGGATTTTTTACTTTCCCATTATGACACAACCTGCTCGAGTCCTCCGAGGATTAGAAACGGTAAGACGTCCAGGGAACTTCGCCGAAGTGGTGAACATGTCTTTTCTGTGACCTATTATTCCTGCAAGGACAATTACAGCCTCAaaaatcccgaaaaaaataaactctATTGCGTGACTGGGAGCTGGTTTGGTCATAAGCCAAGATGCATAAGGGATCGTAAAGGACCCGGGAACCGGAAAAacgaaagcaaacaaaaa AACTGTAGGATTAATAATGGCGGTTGCGCTCATCTATGTAACAAACATACCCATAGTTGCGAATGCTATGAAGGCTATACCCTGAATACTGATTTGAAAAGCTGCACAG ATATCGACGAGTGCAAGGTATTGAATGGCGGTTGCTCTCAGGTTTGCAACAACTTTCCTGGTGAATTCGTATGCACTTGTACAGATGGTTTTCAAATAGACGAGTATAATCAACGAAGTTGCCTGG ACATTGACGAGTGCGCCGATCCCGAACTGTCCTGGGACTGCACCGCTGGATGTGAGAACCTAAATGGAACATACAAATGCCTTCCGTCGTTGGTGGGCAGAGTGGAACCCACCGATGGCGCTGGTTTCTCCACGGGTGAAATATTGTGCAAGTCCGGATTCAAGCTGTCTGCCGATGGCAGTGAGTGTCAGGACATTAACGAATGCGATTTGGAGGATACAGATCCAGAGACTGGGCGAGTGACTCACCGTTACTGTGAGCACAAGTGTGAGAATACAATAGGTTCCTATATCTGCCATTGCCCGCAAGGATATCATCTACTCGAGGATCGCCAGCGATGTATGTGGGATGGCGCAAAATTACCATCAACAAAAACTCCGCCGACCGTTAAGGAATGCCTTCCCGGATTGGAACTATCTGCCAATGGCAGCACGTGCCAGGATATCGATGAGTGTGAGAAGAACCTACACCATTGCAGTCACATTTGCAGGAATAAATGGGGTGGCTTCTTGTGCTCGTGTCCCCGAGGATGGAAGCTAATCAACAACACCACATGTCAGGAAACTCCAAGAGTAACCCAACCTTCATACGATATATGCCCTGTATTCAAGGAGCCCACCAACGGAAAGGCTTCTTGCCACAAGTATTTCGAAAATGGCTTCCATCACACTCGTTGCAATATCAGCTGCAATGCGGGTTATGTGTTGCAGGGTTCACAGTTCGCCAGTTGTGGACACACCGGACTTTGGTCTAGTCCAGAGACCAAGTGTGTGG CCTCGATTGCATCAAGTTGTCCAGTTTTGGAAACACCCAGCCATGGACGTTTCTATCCGGAGAGCTGCAATAAACGCCCATCCAAATCACATGCGATTTGCGAGCTGTCTTGTGATCATGGCTATGTGCCCACCATGGACGTGCAGTTTATTTGTGTGGCTCCGTGGGGCTGGATCCAAAGGAAGTGGCAAGCCGATGGACCCCGATATGTTTTTTCACAATCC GTCAAACATGCCGAGCTCTGTGTGGAGGATGTAAATCTGCATTAA
- the LOC120448073 gene encoding heat shock protein 27, with product MALVPATNNTDWDYWDYRRRLWRDWDLNDWDLPYWKRSLSRVGSAPDLSRVIVGKDGFEANVDVHLFKPYEISVKTTGDTVVVEAKHEKRRDGDTFVGRHIVKRFVLPRGYYPNDVRSELSSDGILTVKCPPYLTNERSVYVRQVGPSYLSIKN from the coding sequence atggctCTGGTGCCGGCTACAAACAATACGGATTGGGATTACTGGGATTACCGTCGTCGTCTGTGGCGCGATTGGGATCTGAACGACTGGGATTTGCCCTACTGGAAGCGGTCACTATCCCGCGTTGGATCCGCACCCGATCTGAGTCGGGTGATTGTCGGCAAGGATGGCTTCGAGGCCAATGTGGATGTGCACCTGTTCAAGCCCTACGAGATTAGCGTGAAGACCACGGGCGACACTGTCGTCGTGGAGGCGAAGCACGAGAAGCGACGGGATGGTGACACCTTCGTGGGTCGCCACATCGTCAAGCGGTTCGTCCTGCCCCGAGGATACTATCCCAACGATGTGCGATCGGAACTGTCCTCCGATGGCATACTCACCGTCAAGTGTCCGCCGTATTTGACCAACGAGCGGAGTGTGTACGTCCGCCAAGTGGGTCCTTCGTATCTAAGCATCAAGAACTAA
- the LOC120447718 gene encoding protein henna — MYQRQVSFDKPTRVEDSAYIVEGVDIKEARNTCLLFSPKDSSLSSGALANILAIFKKHDINLVHIESRSSLRVPGYEFFVEADGKSGALGKAIEDVKEQCSYFNIISRDYKDNATAVPWFPRRIRDLDRFANQILSYGSELDSDHPGFTDPEYRKRRKYFADIAYNYKHGEPLPHVNYTKEEIETWGIIFRNLTKLYKTHACREYNHVFPLLVDNCGFREDNIPQLEDVSNFLRDCTGFTLRPVAGLLSSRDFLAGLAFRVFHSTQYIRHPSKPMYTPEPDVCHELMGHVPLFADPAFAQFSQEIGLASLGAPDDYIEKLSTIFWFTVEYGLCRQEGELKAYGAGLLSSYGELEYCLTDKPQLKDFEPEVTGVTKYPITQFQPLYYVADSFETAKEKTIKFANSIPRPFGVRYNAYTQSVEVLDSKPQISNLMDNINSEFQILQNAVAKLRV; from the exons ATGTACCAGCGGCAGGTCTCGTTTGATAAG CCAACGCGCGTTGAGGATTCGGCTTACATAGTCGAGGGTGTAGATATTAAGGAGGCCAGGAACACCTGTCTGCTGTTCTCGCCCAAGGACTCCTCGTTATCCAGCGGAGCTTTGGCCAACATTTTGGCCATCTTCAAGAAGCATGACATCAACCTGGTGCACATTGAGTCGCGATCCTCGCTGCGTGTTCCCGGTTACGAGTTCTTCGTGGAGGCCGATGGCAAATCTGGAGCCTTGGGCAAAGCCATCGAGGATGTGAAGGAGCAGTGTAGCTACTTTAACATCATTTCGCGTGACTACAAGGATAATGCAACGGCTGTGCCCTGGTTCCCACGGCGTATACGCGATCTGGATCGTTTCGCCAATCAGATCCTGAGCTACGGTTCTGAACTGGATTCCGATCATCCTGGATTCACCGATCCGGAATACCGCAAGCGTCGCAAGTACTTCGCCGACATAGCCTACAACTACAAGCATGGTGAGCCGCTGCCCCATGTGAACTACACCAAGGAGGAGATCGAGACCTGGGGCATTATCTTCAGGAATCTTACGAAGCTCTACAAGACACACGCCTGTCGCGAGTACAACCACGTCTTTCCCTTGCTGGTGGACAACTGCGGATTCCGAGAGGATAACATTCCCCAGCTCGAGGATGTGTCCAACTTTTTGAGGG ATTGCACAGGTTTCACTCTGCGTCCAGTGGCTGGACTACTCAGCTCCCGGGATTTCCTGGCCGGCCTGGCCTTCCGCGTCTTCCACTCCACCCAGTATATCCGACATCCCAGCAAGCCCATGTACACCCCGGAGCCAGACGTCTGCCACGAGCTGATGGGTCACGTGCCGCTCTTCGCAGATCCGGCGTTTGCTCAGTTCAGTCAGGAGATTGGCTTAGCTTCCCTGGGAGCACCCGATGATTACATTGAGAAGCTGTCCACC ATCTTCTGGTTCACTGTTGAGTACGGCTTGTGCCGCCAGGAGGGTGAGTTGAAGGCGTACGGGGCAGGTCTGCTGTCCTCCTACGGAGAACTTGAGTATTGCCTCACGGACAAGCCGCAGCTGAAGGACTTTGAGCCGGAGGTCACTGGCGTCACCAAGTATCCCATTACTCAGTTCCAGCCTCTGTACTACGTGGCCGATAGTTTCGAGACCGCCAAGGAGAAGACCAT TAAATTTGCAAACTCGATTCCGCGACCTTTTGGTGTTCGCTACAATGCCTATACCCAGAGTGTTGAGGTTCTCGACTCGAAGCCGCAGATTTCGAATCTGATGGACAACATCAACTCCGAGTTCCAGATTCTCCAGAATGCCGTTGCCAAGCTGCGCGTCTAA